A genomic region of Sarcophilus harrisii chromosome 6, mSarHar1.11, whole genome shotgun sequence contains the following coding sequences:
- the TCIRG1 gene encoding V-type proton ATPase 116 kDa subunit a, protein MGSMFRSEEVALAQLFLPTAAAYTCVSDLGERGLVEFRDLNASMSPFQRRYVGEVRRCEELEKTFSFLQEELRRAGQTLPEPQGNPGGPRGCASRGPKVAREGEVREPRPGHGMHPTQAHAVLRQGPHTRGQHVPESEPQLLSPPPGLSRDSGVPLTGPSVSFVAGTIPPWRAGALERLLWRACRGYLIASFVDMEESLEDPLTGESTPWVIFLISYWGEQIGQKIRKITDCFHCNVFPYPDREEERVASLQHLQQQKQDLSVVLQETEHFLGQVLGRVRGLLPPWQVQIRKMKAVYLTLNQCSLSVTDKCLVAEVWCPARDLLALQQTLNESSLRSGAGVGTVVHRIPSRDPPPTLVRTNRFTASFQGIVDAYGVGRYQEVNPAPYTIITFPFLFAVMFGDVGHGLLMFLFALAMVLGENRPGMKASQNEIWRTFFGGRYLLLLMGAFSVYTGFIYNECFSRASAIFPSGWSVRAMASQSNWSSGFLASHPVLSLDPNVTDVFRGPYPFGIDPIWSLAINHLSFLNSFKMKMSVILGILHMTFGVILGVFNHIHFRQPHRLVLEFLPEMLFLLGLFGYLVFMIAYKWLCFSATSSPWAPSILIHFINMFLFSRSPTNKPLYPHQEPVQMFLVILALASVPVLLLGLYLWAPRAKGGGPAPQDGAGGGGGGGEGRGRPPGVPADAPPPPRTQGSSEKRRLLDEPSPNGPGAEEDEEKGWSAEEEPEPGFDFSEVFMHQAIHTIEYCLGCISNTASYLRLWALSLAHAQLSEVLWAMVMRIGLGMGREVGVASVALVPVFAAFAVLTVAILLVMEGLSAFLHALRPAQGGVPEQVLRWHRLQAEPFYLCGGGECSVDLCPMPPMPTPHAPHPHTHHPHV, encoded by the exons ATGGGCTCCATGTTCCGCAGCGAGGAGGTGGCCTTGGCCCAGCTGTTCCTGCCCACGGCCGCCGCCTACACCTGTGTGAGCGACCTGGGAGAGCGGGGCCTGGTGGAGTTCCGAGAC CTCAACGCCTCCATGAGCCCCTTCCAGCGGCGCTACGTGGGGGAGGTGCGGCGCTGCGAGGAGCTGGAGAAGACCTTCT CCTTCCTGCAGGAGGAGCTGAGAAGAGCCGGGCAGACACTCCCGGAGCCCCAGGGGAACCCGGGAGGGCCTAGAGGCTGCGCATCCAGGGGACCCAAGGTGGCGAGGGAGGGGGAGGTCCGGGAACCAAGGCCTGGGCACGGGATGCACCCTACCCAGGCCCACGCCGTCCTGCGCCAGGGGCCCCACACGCGCGGCCAGCAC GTCCCCGAGTCTGAGCCTCAGCTGCTCTCCCCGCCTCCAGGGCTGAGCAGGGACTCCGGAGTCCCTCTCACGGGGCCCTCTGTCAGTTTTGTGGCAGGGACGATCCCGCCATGGCGAGCGGGGGCCCTCGAGCGCCTCCTGTGGCGGGCGTGCCGTGGCTACCTCATCGCCAGCTTTGTGGACATGGAAGAGTCCCTTGAGGACCCCCTGACG GGGGAGAGCACGCCCTGGGtcatcttcctcatctcttaCTGGGGAGAGCAGATCGGGCAGAAAATCCGCAAGATCACAGACTG CTTTCACTGCAACGTGTTCCCGTATCCGGACCGGGAGGAGGAGCGTGTGGCCAGCCTGCAGCACCTGCAGCAGCAGAAGCAGGACCTGAGCGTG GTGCTCCAGGAGACCGAGCACTTCCTGGGCCAGGTGCTCGGGCGGGTGCGGGGCCTGCTGCCCCCCTGGCAGGTGCAGATCCGCAAGATGAAGGCCGTCTACCTGACGCTCAACCAGTGCAGCCTCAGCGTCACCGACAAGTGCCTCGTGGCCGAGGTCTGGTGCCCGGCCCGCGACCTCCTGGCCCTGCAGCAGACCCTCAACGAGAGCTCG CTCCGCAGCGGGGCCGGCGTGGGGACTGTCGTGCACCGGATCCCCTCCCGAGACCCGCCTCCGACCCTGGTCCGCACCAACCGCTTCACCGCCAGCTTCCAGGGCATCGTGGACGCCTACGGCGTGGGGCGCTACCAGGAGGTGAACCCGG CCCCCTACACCATCATCACGTTCCCCTTCCTCTTTGCCGTCATGTTTGGCGACGTGGGCCACGGGCTGCTCATGTTCCTATTTGCCCTGGCCATGGTGCTAGGAGAGAACCGGCCGGGCATGAAAGCCTCACAGAATGAG ATCTGGAGGACCTTCTTCGGGGGCCGCTACCTGCTCCTCCTCATGGGGGCCTTCTCGGTCTACACCGGCTTCATCTACAACGAGTGCTTCAGTCGAGCCTCCGCCATCTTCCCCTCGGGCTGGAGCGTCAGGGCCATGGCGAGCCAGTCCAACTGGAG CTCGGGATTTCTGGCCAGCCACCCGGTGCTCAGCTTGGACCCCAACGTCACCGACGTGTTCCGAGGACCCTATCCCTTCGGAATCGACCCG ATATGGAGTTTGGCCATCAACCACCTGAGCTTCCTCAACTCCTTCAAGATGAAGATGTCAGTGATCCTGGGCATCCTGCACATGACCTTTGGGGTCATCCTGGGTGTTTTCAACCACAT acacTTCAGGCAGCCCCACCGGCTCGTGCTGGAGTTCCTCCCGGAGATGCTCTTCCTCCTGGGCCTCTTCGGCTACCTGGTGTTCATGATCGCCTACAAGTGGCTCTGCTTCTCGGCCACCAGCTCCCCGTGGGCGCCCAGCATCCTCATCCACTTCATCAACATGTTCCTCTTCTCCCGGAGCCCCACCAACAAGCCCCTGTACCCCCACCAG GAGCCCGTGCAGATGTTCCTGGTGATCCTGGCTCTGGCCTCGGTGCCCGTCCTGCTCCTGGGACTTTACCTCTGGGCTCCCCGGGCAAAAGGCGGCGGGCCGGCCCCCCAGGacggagcgggggggggggggggggggggggaggggcgggggcggCCCCCTGGCGTGCCCGCTgacgcccctccccctccccgcacCCAGGGCTCCTCGGAGAAGCGCCGCCTTCTGGACGAGCCGTCCCCGAACGGCCCGGGAGcggaggaagatgaggagaaaggCTGGTCCGCGGAGGAGGAGCCCGAGCCCGGA TTCGACTTCTCGGAGGTCTTCATGCACCAGGCCATCCACACCATCGAGTACTGCCTGGGCTGCATCTCCAACACCGCCTCCTACCTGCGGCTCTGGGCCCTGAGCCTGGCCCACGCCC AGCTCTCCGAGGTGCTGTGGGCCATGGTGATGCGCATCGGGCTGGGCATGGGCCGCGAGGTGGGCGTGGCCAGCGTGGCGCTGGTGCCCGTGTTCGCCGCCTTCGCGGTGCTCACCGTGGCCATCCTGCTGGTGATGGAGGGGCTGTCGGCCTTCTTGCACGCCCTGCGTCCTG CACAGGGTGGAGTTCCAGAACAAGTTTTACGCTGGCACCGGCTACAAGCTGAGCCCTTTTACCTTTGTGGTGGAGGAGAGTGCTCTGTAGATCTGTGCCCAATGCCCCCCATGCCCACACCCCATGCCCCCCACCCTCACACCCACCATCCCCATGTCTGA
- the NDUFS8 gene encoding NADH dehydrogenase [ubiquinone] iron-sulfur protein 8, mitochondrial — MSSPNMALLRVLSRVAGAGAACRPGLARALHCSPPSSSYKYVNVKELPMDMKSVTDRAAQTLLWTELIRGLGMTLSYLFREPATINYPFEKGPLSPRFRGEHALRRYPSGEERCIACKLCEAVCPAQAITIEAEPRADGSRRTTRYDIDMTKCIYCGFCQEACPVDAIVEGPNFEFSTETHEELLYNKEKLLNNGDKWEAEIAANIQADFLYR; from the exons aTGAGCTCCCCAAACATGGCGCTGCTGCGGGTCCTTTCCCGGGTGGCCGGCGCAG GAGCAGCCTGCCGTCCAGGCCTGGCCAGAGCCCTGCACTGCagccccccctcctcctcctacA AGTATGTGAACGTGAAGGAGCTCCCCATGGACATGAAGTCCGTGACCGACCGAGCAGCGCAGACCCTGCTGTGGACCGAGCTCATCCGAG GTTTGGGGATGACGCTGAGTTACCTCTTCCGGGAGCCCGCCACCATCAACTACCCCTTTGAGAAGGGCCCTCTGAGCCCCCGCTTCCGGGGGGAGCACGCCTTGAGGCGCTACCCCTCGGGGGAGGAGCGGTGCATCGCCTGCAAGCTCTGCGAGGCCGTGTGCCCGGCCCAG GCGATCACCATCGAGGCCGAGCCCAGGGCGGACGGCAGCCGGAGGACCACCCGCTACGACATCGACATGACCAAGTGCATTTACTGCGGCTTCTGCCAGGAGGCCTGTCCCGTGGACGCCATCGTGGAG GGCCCCAACTTCGAATTCTCCACGGAGACCCACGAGGAGCTGCTTTACAACAAGGAGAAGCTTCTCAACAACGGGGACAAGTGGGAGGCTGAGATCGCCGCCAACATCCAGGCCGACTTCCTGTACCGGTGA
- the ALDH3B1 gene encoding aldehyde dehydrogenase family 3 member B1, producing the protein MNPFADTVQSLREAFHSGKTRPAEFRAAQLEGLNRFLKENRDSLLAALAQDLRKPPFESEISEISICQSEINLALNSLHSWMKDEHVSKNLATQLDSAFIRKEPYGVVLIIAPWNYPLNLMLVPLVGAIAAGNCVVLKPSEMSSSVEKVIGEVLPRYLDKNCFAVVLGGPQETSALLENRFDYIFFTGNTTVGRIVMAAASQHLTPITLELGGKNPCYVDDNCDLQNVANRVAWFRFFNAGQTCVAPDYVLCSPEMREKLLPALQHAVTQFYGKDPQSSPDLARIISPKHFLRVRGLLGSGRVAFGGQSDEQERYIAPTVLVDVKETDPVMQEEIFGPILPILTVSGVEEAIAFIRKREKPLALYAFSNDSKVVHQMLDQTSSGGFCGNDGFMHLTLTTLPFGGVGNSGMGTYHGKFSFDTFSHQRGCLLRSAGLEKFNSLRYPPYAQRNLGLLLSLVEVGRKSQCARPFWMAPRWVRFETTPSWEAFDLASGSPGAGLLCSFGLPGNRFLARGFFCLFGTASFVFAFLDRAFCFVPLPWPLLLAFCFPGRFFLVFPGLWGFWFLAASCVFLTGLRFFDRALLSGFRLGRLAFVPLALGRLPSPGFCGLPGRPAKKDL; encoded by the exons ATGAATCCCTTCGCAGACACCGTGCAGAGCCTCCGGGAGGCCTTCCACTCTGGGAAAACCCGCCCAGCGGAGTTCCGAGCTGCCCAGCTAGAAGGGCTGAACCGCTTCCTGAAGGAAAACCGAGATTCCCTCCTGGCTGCCCTGGCCCAGGATCTACGCAAG CCTCCCTTTGAGTCGGAGATCTCCGAGATCAGCATCTGCCAGAGTGAGATCAACCTGGCTTTGAACAGCCTGCACAGCTGGATGAAGGATGAACATGTGTCTAAAAACCTG GCCACCCAGCTGGACTCAGCCTTCATCCGGAAGGAGCCCTACGGCGTGGTCCTCATCATCGCCCCCTGGAACTACCCTCTGAACCTCATGCTGGTTCCTCTGGTGGGGGCCATCGCAGCAG gTAACTGTGTGGTGTTAAAGCCCTCTGAGATGAGCAGCAGCGTGGAGAAGGTCATAGGGGAGGTGCTGCCCCGCTACCTGGACAAG AACTGCTTTGCTGTGGTGCTGGGGGGCCCCCAGGAGACCAGCGCCCTCCTGGAGAACAGATTCGACTACATCTTCTTCACAG GGAACACCACTGTGGGCCGGATCGTCATGGCCGCAGCCTCCCAGCACCTGACCCCCATCACCCTGGAGCTGGGGGGCAAGAACCCCTGCTATGTGGACGACAACTGCGACCTCCAGAATGTGGCCAACCGCGTGGCCTGGTTCCGCTTCTTTAATGCGGGCCAGACGTGCGTGGCCCCGGACTACGTGCTGTGCAGCCCGGAGATGCGCGAGAAGCTGCTGCCCGCCCTGCAGCACGCGGTGACCCAGTTCTATGGGAAGGACCCCCAGAGCTCCCCGGACCTGGCCCGCATCATCAGCCCCAAGCACTTCCTCAGGGTCCGGGGCCTGTTGGGCAGTGGCCGCGTGGCCTTCGGCGGCCAGTCGGACGAACAGGAACGCTACATCG CCCCCACGGTGCTGGTGGATGTGAAGGAGACGGACCCCGTGATGCAGGAAGAGATCTTTGGGCCCATTTTGCCCATCCTGACCGTGAGTGGGGTGGAGGAGGCCATCGCCTTCATCAGGAAGAGGGAGAAGCCCCTGGCTCTGTACGCCTTCTCCAACGACTCGAAG GTGGTGCACCAGATGTTGGACCAGACCAGCAGCGGGGGCTTCTGTGGGAACGATGGGTTCATGCACTTGACGCTGACCACGCTGCCCTTTGGAGGAGTAG GAAACAGCGGCATGGGCACGTACCACGGGAAGTTCAGCTTCGACACCTTCTCGCACCAGCGAGGCTGCCTGCTGCGCAGCGCGGGCCTGGAGAAGTTCAACTCCCTGCGCTACCCGCCCTACGCCCAGCGCAACCTGGGGCTGCTGCTCTCCTTGGTGGAGGTGGGCCGCAAGAGCCAGTGTGCACGCCCTTTCTGGATGGCCCCCCGGTGGGTCAGGTTTGAGACGACCCCAAGCTGGGAAGCCTTTGACCTCGCCTCTGGCTCCCCCGGGGCCGGCCTGCTTTGTTCCTTTGGGCTTCCCGGGAACCGTTTTCTTGCCCGAGGgttcttttgcctctttgggaCCGCTTCGTTTGTTTTTGCCTTCCTGGACCGGGCCTTCTGCTTTGTTCCCCTTCCCTGGCCGCTTCTGCTTGCCTTTTGTTTCCCGGGCCGCTTCTTCTTGGTTTTCCCCGGCCTTTGGGGGTTTTGGTTTCTGGCCGCTTCTTGCGTTTTTTTGACCGGGCTTCGTTTTTTTGACCGGGCCTTGCTTTCCGGTTTCCGCCTTGGACGCCTTGCCTTTGTTCCTTTGGCCCTGGGCCGCCTTCCGTCCCCGGGTTTCTGTGGCCTTCCGGGCCGCCCCGCCAAAAAAGACCTTTAA